In Agrobacterium sp. RAC06, a single window of DNA contains:
- the pyc gene encoding pyruvate carboxylase: MPISKILVANRSEIAIRVFRAANELGLKTVAIWAEEDKLALHRFKADESYQVGRGPHLERDLGPIESYLAIDEIIRVAKLSGADAIHPGYGLLSESPEFVDACNDAGLIFIGPKSDTMRQLGNKVAARNLAISVGVPVVPATNPLPDDEAEIHRLAAEIGYPVMLKASWGGGGRGMRAIRDPKDLLREVTEGKREAMAAFGKDEVYLEKLVERARHVESQVLGDTHGNVVHLFERDCSIQRRNQKVVERAPAPYLNEVQRQELADYSLRIAKATSYIGAGTVEYLMDANTGKFYFIEVNPRIQVEHTVTEVVTGIDIVKAQIHILDGHAIGTPESGVPKQADIRLNGHALQCRITTEDPEQNFIPDYGRITAYRSAAGFGIRLDGGTAYSGAIITRYYDPLLVKVTASGSTPQEAISRMDRALREFRIRGVATNLTFLEAIIGHPSFRDNSYTTRFIDTTPELFQQVKRQDRATKLLTYLADVTVNGHPEVKGRPKPPADAAEPVVPYIDADIKPGTKQLLDELGPKKFGDWMRNEKRILMTDTTMRDGHQSLLATRVRTHDIARIADTYARALPNLFSLECWGGATFDVSMRFLTEDPWERLALVREGAPNLLLQMLLRGANGVGYKNYPDNVVKYFVRQAAQGGIDLFRVFDCLNWVDNMRVSMDAVIEENKLCEAVICYTGDLLNSARPKYDLKYYTALAAELEKAGAHIIAVKDMAGLLKPAAAKVLFKALREETGLPIHFHTHDTSGIAAATVLAAVEAGVDAVDAAMDAFSGNTSQPCLGSIVEALRGSERDPGLDPHWIRRLSFYWEAVRTQYAAFESDLKGPASEVYLHEMPGGQFTNLKEQARSLGLETRWHEVAQAYADANQMFGDIVKVTPSSKVVGDMALMMVSQDLSVAEVENPAKDIAFPDSVVSMLKGDLGQPPGGWPEALQKKVLKGEEPYTAVPGSLLPPADLDAERKVIEEKLGREVSDFEFASYLMYPKVFTDYALAADMYGPVSVIPTPQYFYGLPAGEELFLDLEKGKTLVIVNQALGHTDDKGMVTVFFELNGQPRRIKVPDRAHGASGSAVRRKAETGNTAQLGAPMPGVISQVSVSAGQTVKSGDVLLSIEAMKMETALHADRDGTIAEVLVRIGDQIDAKDLLIVYSA, encoded by the coding sequence TTGCCAATATCCAAGATCCTTGTCGCCAACCGTTCGGAAATCGCGATCCGCGTCTTTCGCGCCGCCAACGAGCTCGGTCTGAAAACGGTCGCCATCTGGGCCGAGGAAGACAAACTCGCGCTGCACCGCTTCAAGGCGGATGAAAGTTACCAGGTTGGCCGCGGTCCGCATCTGGAGAGGGATCTTGGCCCGATCGAAAGCTATCTGGCGATCGATGAGATCATCCGCGTTGCCAAGCTGTCGGGCGCCGATGCCATTCACCCGGGCTACGGCCTCCTGTCGGAAAGTCCCGAGTTCGTGGACGCCTGCAACGATGCCGGTCTGATTTTCATCGGCCCGAAAAGCGATACGATGCGCCAGCTCGGCAACAAGGTTGCCGCCCGCAATCTCGCCATCAGCGTCGGCGTGCCGGTCGTACCCGCCACCAATCCGTTGCCGGACGACGAGGCCGAGATCCATCGGCTTGCCGCGGAGATCGGTTATCCCGTCATGCTCAAGGCCTCCTGGGGCGGTGGCGGTCGTGGCATGCGCGCCATTCGCGATCCGAAGGACCTGCTGCGTGAGGTAACGGAAGGCAAGCGCGAGGCCATGGCCGCGTTCGGCAAGGACGAGGTCTATCTCGAGAAGCTCGTCGAGCGTGCGCGCCACGTCGAGAGCCAGGTGCTCGGCGACACGCATGGCAATGTCGTGCATCTCTTCGAACGTGACTGCTCGATCCAGCGCCGCAACCAGAAGGTCGTCGAGCGGGCGCCAGCGCCCTATCTCAACGAAGTGCAGCGCCAGGAGCTGGCCGACTACTCGCTGCGTATCGCCAAGGCGACCAGCTATATCGGCGCTGGCACAGTCGAATATCTAATGGATGCCAACACCGGAAAATTCTACTTCATCGAGGTCAACCCGCGCATCCAGGTCGAGCACACGGTCACAGAAGTCGTGACCGGCATCGATATCGTCAAGGCACAGATCCACATCCTCGATGGCCACGCGATCGGGACGCCGGAATCGGGCGTGCCCAAGCAGGCTGACATCCGCCTCAACGGCCACGCGCTGCAGTGCCGCATCACCACCGAGGATCCGGAACAGAACTTCATTCCCGACTATGGCCGCATCACCGCCTATCGTTCGGCTGCCGGTTTCGGCATTCGTCTCGATGGTGGTACTGCCTATTCGGGTGCGATCATCACCCGCTACTATGATCCGCTGCTGGTCAAGGTAACGGCGTCGGGCAGCACGCCGCAGGAAGCGATCAGCCGCATGGACCGCGCGCTGCGCGAGTTCCGCATCCGTGGTGTTGCCACCAACTTGACCTTCCTCGAAGCGATCATCGGCCATCCGAGCTTCCGCGACAATTCCTACACGACCCGTTTCATCGATACGACGCCGGAACTCTTCCAGCAGGTGAAGCGTCAGGACCGTGCGACGAAGCTTCTCACCTATCTCGCTGATGTGACCGTCAACGGCCATCCGGAAGTAAAGGGTCGTCCCAAGCCGCCGGCCGATGCCGCCGAGCCGGTCGTTCCCTATATCGACGCCGATATCAAGCCGGGCACAAAGCAGTTGCTCGACGAGCTCGGACCGAAGAAATTCGGCGACTGGATGCGCAACGAAAAGCGCATCCTGATGACCGACACGACCATGCGTGACGGCCACCAGTCGCTGCTGGCGACGCGTGTCCGCACACATGATATCGCGAGGATCGCGGATACCTATGCGCGGGCGCTGCCGAACCTGTTCTCGCTCGAGTGCTGGGGTGGCGCGACCTTCGACGTCTCGATGCGCTTCCTGACCGAAGATCCGTGGGAGCGTCTCGCTCTCGTGCGTGAAGGCGCGCCGAACCTGCTCCTGCAGATGCTGCTGCGCGGCGCGAACGGCGTCGGCTACAAGAACTATCCCGACAACGTGGTGAAGTATTTCGTCCGCCAGGCGGCCCAGGGTGGGATCGACCTCTTCCGCGTCTTCGACTGCCTGAACTGGGTCGACAACATGCGGGTGTCGATGGATGCCGTCATCGAGGAGAACAAGCTCTGCGAGGCGGTGATCTGCTACACCGGCGACCTCCTCAACTCGGCGCGTCCGAAGTATGACCTCAAGTACTATACCGCGCTTGCCGCGGAGCTGGAAAAGGCCGGGGCGCATATCATCGCGGTCAAGGACATGGCGGGCCTGTTGAAGCCTGCCGCCGCCAAGGTGCTGTTCAAGGCCCTGCGCGAAGAGACGGGTCTGCCGATCCATTTCCACACCCATGACACATCCGGCATTGCGGCTGCGACTGTGCTCGCCGCTGTTGAGGCCGGCGTCGATGCGGTCGATGCCGCCATGGACGCCTTCTCGGGCAATACCTCGCAGCCGTGCCTTGGCTCGATCGTCGAGGCCCTGCGCGGCTCTGAACGGGATCCGGGTCTCGATCCGCACTGGATCCGTCGTCTGTCCTTCTACTGGGAAGCCGTGCGCACGCAGTATGCGGCCTTCGAGAGCGACCTCAAGGGGCCGGCTTCGGAAGTCTATCTGCACGAAATGCCGGGTGGCCAGTTCACCAACCTCAAGGAACAGGCCCGTTCGCTCGGTCTTGAGACCCGCTGGCATGAAGTCGCCCAGGCCTATGCCGACGCCAACCAGATGTTCGGCGACATCGTCAAGGTAACGCCGTCGTCCAAGGTCGTCGGTGACATGGCGCTGATGATGGTGAGCCAGGATCTCTCTGTGGCCGAGGTCGAAAACCCGGCCAAGGACATCGCTTTCCCTGATTCGGTTGTCTCGATGCTGAAGGGCGATCTCGGTCAGCCTCCAGGCGGTTGGCCGGAAGCGCTGCAGAAGAAGGTGCTGAAGGGCGAGGAGCCCTATACGGCCGTGCCGGGCTCGCTTCTGCCGCCTGCTGATCTGGACGCCGAGCGCAAGGTGATCGAGGAAAAGCTCGGTCGCGAGGTCAGCGACTTCGAATTTGCCTCGTATCTTATGTATCCGAAGGTCTTCACCGATTACGCGCTCGCGGCCGACATGTATGGTCCGGTCTCGGTCATTCCGACGCCGCAGTATTTCTATGGCCTGCCTGCCGGCGAGGAACTGTTCCTCGACCTCGAAAAGGGCAAGACGCTTGTCATCGTCAATCAGGCGCTTGGCCATACCGACGACAAGGGTATGGTGACCGTGTTCTTCGAACTGAACGGGCAGCCACGCCGTATCAAGGTGCCGGATCGGGCCCATGGAGCTTCAGGCAGCGCCGTCCGCCGCAAGGCGGAAACCGGCAATACCGCGCAGCTCGGTGCGCCGATGCCGGGCGTCATTTCGCAGGTTTCCGTCTCTGCCGGCCAGACGGTCAAGTCTGGCGACGTCTTGCTTTCGATCGAAGCGATGAAGATGGAAACGGCGCTGCATGCCGACCGCGACGGGACGATTGCGGAAGTGCTGGTGCGGATTGGTGACCAGATCGACGCCAAGGATTTGCTGATCGTGTACTCGGCCTGA
- a CDS encoding SDR family oxidoreductase yields the protein MTDFSGMTSLNPGYRALVLGASGGIGGAFAAAIKADPNCGSVIELSRSVDGFDITDDASVAAAAARLSEAGFKFDLILCATGALVINGNGPEKTIKAIQADVMAAQFALNAIGPALALKHFAPLLSNEGKSVFATLSARVGSIGDNKLGGWISYRSAKSALNQITRTCAIEIARLRPKSVVVALHPGSVDTGFSGGFSKTHDKIQPADSVAMMLSVLDGLEPAQTGGFFAYDGQPIEW from the coding sequence ATGACCGACTTTTCCGGAATGACGTCCCTCAATCCCGGCTACCGTGCGCTCGTGCTTGGGGCAAGTGGCGGTATCGGTGGCGCCTTTGCCGCTGCGATCAAGGCCGATCCGAATTGTGGCAGTGTGATCGAACTGTCGCGCAGCGTTGACGGGTTCGACATCACGGATGATGCGTCCGTCGCCGCTGCGGCTGCGCGACTTTCGGAAGCGGGCTTCAAGTTCGACCTGATCCTCTGCGCAACGGGTGCGCTCGTGATCAACGGCAATGGTCCAGAGAAGACGATCAAGGCGATCCAGGCCGATGTGATGGCAGCGCAGTTTGCCTTGAACGCGATCGGCCCGGCACTTGCGCTCAAACACTTCGCGCCGCTTCTCTCCAATGAAGGCAAGAGCGTTTTTGCGACGCTTTCGGCACGGGTCGGCTCGATCGGCGACAACAAGCTTGGCGGCTGGATCTCCTACCGCTCCGCAAAATCGGCGCTGAACCAGATCACCCGCACATGTGCTATCGAAATCGCTCGTCTTCGACCGAAGAGCGTTGTGGTGGCGCTGCATCCGGGTTCCGTCGATACCGGCTTTTCCGGCGGTTTCTCCAAGACGCATGACAAGATCCAGCCGGCAGACAGTGTCGCCATGATGCTCTCGGTCCTTGATGGGCTGGAGCCGGCACAGACCGGTGGCTTCTTCGCCTATGACGGCCAGCCGATCGAATGGTGA
- a CDS encoding cryptochrome/photolyase family protein — translation MVMASRIHLVLGDQLSHSLSALADADPETSLVLMAEVMSEATYVKHHKKKIAFLFSAMRHFAEELREKGLAVRYVTLDDPQNTQSLKGELARTLADTGAASVVVTECGEWRLADEMRGWEASLGVPVEIREDDRFLCSIEDFREWRKGRKQLRMEYFYRDMRRRHRVLLEGEEPVGGKWNLDAENRKPPAEGLKGPKRISHRKDTITKSVLDLVEERFTGHMGSLASFHFAVTAAQAEMELQQFIEEILPTFGDYQDAMVKGEPYLYHSLISSYVNAGLLLPIDVIRRAEAAWFDGRAPLNAVEGFIRQILGWREYVRGIYWTEMPDYAGLNHLVASRPLPQMYWTAKTDMACMRGAVGDTIEHAYSHHIQRLMVTGNFAMLAGIDPVQVCDWYLAVYSDAYEWVELPNTLGMALYGDGGIMASKPYAASGKYIDRMSNFCGGCRYDPKLTTGSKACPFNALYWDFLDRNTEKLARNPRLSNMYATWRRMDPFKQDAIRKHATEVLDRLDSL, via the coding sequence ATGGTGATGGCCTCGCGCATCCATCTCGTTCTCGGCGATCAGCTCAGTCACTCGCTGTCAGCGCTTGCCGATGCCGATCCTGAAACCTCGCTCGTGTTGATGGCGGAAGTCATGAGCGAGGCGACTTATGTGAAGCATCACAAGAAGAAGATTGCCTTTCTGTTTTCCGCCATGCGGCACTTTGCCGAGGAGTTGAGAGAAAAGGGTCTTGCCGTCCGTTATGTCACTCTGGACGATCCTCAGAACACGCAGAGCCTGAAAGGCGAACTTGCCCGCACTCTTGCCGACACCGGCGCAGCCTCCGTCGTCGTGACGGAATGCGGGGAGTGGCGTCTGGCGGACGAGATGCGCGGATGGGAAGCGTCCCTCGGTGTGCCGGTCGAGATCCGGGAAGATGATCGCTTTCTCTGTTCGATCGAGGACTTCCGGGAATGGCGCAAAGGGCGCAAGCAGCTGCGCATGGAGTATTTCTATCGCGACATGCGCAGGCGTCACCGGGTGCTGCTGGAGGGCGAGGAGCCTGTCGGCGGCAAGTGGAATCTCGATGCCGAGAACCGCAAGCCACCGGCGGAGGGGTTGAAGGGACCAAAGCGGATCAGCCACCGAAAGGATACGATCACGAAGTCCGTACTGGACTTGGTCGAAGAGCGCTTCACCGGCCACATGGGTTCGCTCGCCAGCTTTCATTTTGCAGTGACTGCTGCCCAGGCGGAGATGGAGCTTCAGCAGTTCATCGAAGAGATCCTGCCCACTTTCGGCGACTATCAGGACGCGATGGTGAAGGGCGAGCCTTATCTCTACCACTCGCTGATCTCATCCTACGTCAATGCCGGCCTGCTTCTTCCGATTGACGTCATCCGGCGAGCGGAAGCGGCGTGGTTCGACGGGCGGGCGCCGCTCAATGCCGTCGAGGGCTTTATCCGGCAGATCCTCGGTTGGCGCGAATATGTGCGCGGTATCTACTGGACCGAGATGCCCGACTATGCCGGCCTCAATCATCTTGTTGCGTCGCGTCCCCTGCCGCAGATGTACTGGACGGCGAAGACCGACATGGCCTGCATGCGGGGTGCGGTCGGCGACACGATCGAGCATGCCTATTCACATCATATCCAGCGGCTGATGGTGACGGGCAACTTCGCGATGCTGGCCGGGATCGATCCGGTGCAAGTCTGCGACTGGTATCTTGCCGTCTATTCCGATGCCTATGAGTGGGTTGAACTGCCGAACACACTCGGCATGGCGCTTTATGGCGATGGCGGGATCATGGCGAGCAAGCCCTATGCGGCGAGCGGCAAATACATCGACCGGATGAGCAATTTCTGCGGCGGCTGTCGCTACGATCCAAAGCTGACGACGGGATCGAAGGCCTGTCCGTTCAATGCGCTTTACTGGGATTTCCTCGACCGCAACACAGAGAAGCTCGCGCGCAATCCGCGGCTTTCCAACATGTATGCGACCTGGCGGCGCATGGATCCCTTCAAGCAGGACGCCATCCGCAAGCACGCCACTGAGGTGCTGGACAGACTCGATAGCCTCTGA
- a CDS encoding glucan ABC transporter ATP-binding protein/ permease produces the protein MSLLQVYFKALKYLASYKLRVSLVVAANVVLAVITILEPILFGRIIDAISEKRDATGILIAWGCFGVFNTVAYVLVARQADRLAHGRRADLLTESFGKIISMPLSWHHTRGTSNALHTLLRAGETLFGLWLEFMRTHLATAVALALLIPTAFSMDVRLTSVLIILAVLYVIIGKTVMNRTKEGQASVESHYHTVFSHVSDSISNVSVLHSYNRIEAETRALKEYTTKLLSAQYPVLDWWALAGALNRIASTLSMLVILVIGTLLVQRGELTVGDIIAFTGFATLLISRLDQMIAFVNQIFEARSKLEDFYKLEDAVQEREERAGSADLEPVRGDVEFRNVSFDFASTTQGVRDISFHARAGQTVAIVGPTGAGKTTLINLLQRVYDPQSGQILIDGQDIAKVTRKSLRHSIATVFQDAGLLNRSIKENIRLGREDATEEEIIQAAEAAAATDFIESRMIGYDTHVGERGNRLSGGERQRIAIARAILKNAPILVLDEATSALDVETEARVKQAIDRLRKNRTTFIIAHRLSTIREADLVVFLDHGQVIEMGNYDQLSALGGRFTSLLRTSGLLKEEPSPAI, from the coding sequence TTGTCCCTGCTACAAGTATATTTCAAGGCCCTGAAATACCTTGCAAGTTACAAGTTAAGAGTTTCACTCGTCGTCGCTGCGAACGTCGTTCTCGCTGTCATTACGATCCTCGAGCCCATTCTTTTCGGTCGCATCATTGATGCGATCTCGGAAAAGCGGGACGCCACGGGAATCCTGATCGCCTGGGGCTGCTTCGGCGTATTCAACACGGTCGCCTATGTGCTTGTCGCGCGCCAGGCCGATCGACTGGCCCATGGCCGCCGCGCGGATCTGCTGACCGAATCATTCGGCAAGATCATTTCCATGCCGCTCAGCTGGCACCACACGCGCGGCACCTCGAATGCCCTGCATACGCTGTTGCGCGCGGGTGAGACGCTGTTCGGGCTATGGCTGGAATTCATGCGAACCCATCTGGCGACAGCCGTTGCATTGGCCTTGTTGATCCCGACCGCCTTTTCGATGGACGTGCGGCTCACATCGGTCCTGATCATCCTGGCTGTCCTTTATGTCATCATCGGCAAGACAGTGATGAACAGGACCAAGGAAGGCCAGGCCTCGGTGGAGAGCCACTATCACACGGTCTTTTCCCATGTGAGCGACTCGATCAGCAACGTCTCGGTCCTGCACAGCTACAACCGCATCGAGGCGGAGACGCGCGCGCTGAAAGAATACACGACCAAGCTGCTCTCCGCTCAGTATCCGGTCCTCGATTGGTGGGCGCTGGCAGGCGCCCTGAACCGCATCGCTTCGACACTGTCTATGCTCGTCATCCTCGTAATCGGCACACTGCTGGTTCAGCGAGGCGAATTGACGGTCGGCGACATCATCGCCTTCACAGGCTTTGCCACCCTCTTGATCTCCCGTCTCGATCAGATGATCGCCTTCGTGAACCAGATCTTCGAAGCGCGATCTAAACTCGAAGACTTTTACAAGCTTGAGGACGCCGTGCAGGAACGCGAGGAGCGCGCAGGTTCGGCCGACCTCGAGCCGGTTCGCGGCGATGTGGAGTTCCGCAACGTTTCCTTCGATTTCGCCTCCACCACCCAGGGCGTGCGCGATATTTCCTTCCATGCCCGCGCAGGCCAGACGGTTGCCATCGTCGGTCCAACGGGCGCCGGCAAGACCACGCTCATAAACCTCCTGCAGCGCGTCTATGATCCCCAGTCGGGTCAGATCCTGATCGACGGCCAGGACATCGCCAAGGTGACCAGGAAGTCGCTGCGCCACTCGATCGCGACTGTTTTCCAGGATGCAGGCCTGCTGAACCGTTCGATCAAGGAGAATATCCGCCTTGGTCGCGAGGACGCGACCGAGGAGGAAATCATCCAGGCGGCCGAAGCAGCCGCCGCTACAGACTTCATTGAAAGCCGCATGATCGGCTACGACACCCATGTCGGCGAGCGCGGCAACCGCCTGTCCGGCGGCGAACGCCAGCGCATTGCCATCGCTCGTGCGATCCTCAAGAACGCGCCGATCCTCGTGCTAGACGAAGCCACCAGCGCGCTTGACGTCGAAACGGAAGCCCGCGTCAAACAGGCAATCGACCGGCTCAGAAAGAACCGCACCACCTTCATCATCGCCCACCGCCTCTCGACCATTCGCGAAGCCGACCTTGTCGTCTTCCTCGACCATGGCCAGGTGATCGAGATGGGCAATTACGACCAGCTGAGCGCGCTCGGTGGTCGCTTCACCTCACTCCTGCGCACCAGTGGCCTTCTGAAGGAAGAGCCAAGCCCGGCAATCTGA
- a CDS encoding LuxR family transcriptional regulator, which produces MNINQLLHFLVIVDECRSAAEVVSELEKLVRGYGFEYYGVVRQPKPDENPMNLVLTGHWPEGWPQLYIAKKYVLIDPTIRYLGQAHAGFRWRDALHAFRADPHRKRMERMLGDSLRFGLADGYIFPVHGRTGLLGNMTVGGRPVDLSPTEIALFDAVAKKAYWRLLEFKHANETEATKPIDTRMTRREMEVLNYLADGLTSNEISKILKISNHTVDWYMNGIQDKLNAKNRQHVVALSFRLGLVT; this is translated from the coding sequence GTGAATATCAACCAATTGCTGCATTTCCTTGTCATCGTCGATGAATGCCGATCGGCAGCCGAGGTTGTTTCGGAGCTGGAGAAACTGGTTCGAGGCTATGGCTTCGAGTATTACGGGGTTGTTCGCCAGCCGAAGCCGGACGAGAACCCGATGAACCTCGTCCTGACCGGCCACTGGCCCGAGGGTTGGCCGCAGCTCTATATCGCTAAGAAATACGTTCTGATCGATCCGACGATCCGCTATCTCGGACAGGCCCATGCCGGGTTCCGTTGGCGCGACGCGCTGCACGCTTTCCGTGCCGATCCGCATCGCAAGCGGATGGAGCGCATGCTTGGAGACAGCCTGCGTTTCGGCCTGGCGGATGGCTACATCTTCCCCGTTCATGGGCGAACAGGCCTGCTCGGCAATATGACGGTCGGCGGACGTCCTGTCGATCTTTCGCCAACTGAGATCGCGCTTTTCGATGCGGTGGCGAAGAAGGCCTACTGGCGTCTGCTCGAGTTCAAGCATGCGAACGAGACAGAAGCGACGAAGCCGATCGATACGCGGATGACGCGCCGCGAAATGGAAGTGCTGAACTATCTGGCAGATGGGCTGACGTCCAACGAGATCAGCAAGATCCTGAAGATCTCCAACCATACGGTCGACTGGTACATGAACGGTATTCAGGACAAACTGAATGCGAAAAATCGCCAGCATGTCGTGGCCTTGTCGTTCCGTCTCGGCCTGGTGACCTAA